In Haliscomenobacter hydrossis DSM 1100, the DNA window GTTGGGCAGCAAAATGGTGTTCTTCACCTTCATCTACAATTCCACCGGGCAATTCCAGGGTTTCGAACCCGATGCCTACCCGGTATTGCCGCGCCAGAATGAGTTCCTGATTGGGCGTAATGGCCACCACGTTGGCCGCATCGGGCGAATTGAGGATGATCATCCGTTCGGTGATGCCGTTGCGCGGATTGGTCAGGTGATCGAAGCGGGCTTTGAAAAGCTTGAGGTCAGGGCCAGGTTCGGAGTGTTGGCGTTCCCAGGAGATTGGATTGGAAGGCATAAGGGAAAGGTTCGGGGGTTCGGGGGTTCGGGGG includes these proteins:
- a CDS encoding NUDIX hydrolase, whose translation is MPSNPISWERQHSEPGPDLKLFKARFDHLTNPRNGITERMIILNSPDAANVVAITPNQELILARQYRVGIGFETLELPGGIVDEGEEHHFAAQRELREETGYASDKWSFLGSIPSNPVFMDSYIHHWLATDCVPSHAIDLDSGEAVEMELMPLEEAFQCWKSGFFQHPHTVNGLLLYFRDRLL